The Chordicoccus furentiruminis DNA window CTTTGTCCCTGCAGAAGGTGCTTTTCATTCCAGGCGGTCGTTCCGTGCCTCAGAATATACAGTTCCATCTCTTCCTCCTCCGCTTCCGGCGGCCAGTACGGAAACGGACCGCATGCAGCCTGGCTTCCGTAAAAAGCTGCGGCAGTCTTCCCGCCGCAGCCCTCCGTTACTTTCTCAGCTCAATCCCCAGCGACTCAAGCCCCCGGAGTATCTTCTTCATGGCTGTCTGAATCTCCGCGTCTTCAAGCGTCTTGTCCCTGTGACGGAAGGTCAGCGAGTACGCCATCGACTTGAAGCCGGGCAGAATCGGCGCGCCTTCGTAAAGATCGAACAGTTCGCAGCTCTCCAGCACGGAACCGCTCTCCGACCGGATTACGGATTCGATCTCCGCGTTGGTCACCTTCTTCGGGACGATCATGCTGATATCCCGGGAAACCGCCGGATACTTCGCGATCCCCTCATACTTCCAGTCGAAGGAAACCAGCGGAAGAATCGATTTCAGATCGAGAACCGCGATATAGACCCGGTCGCCGATGCCGTAGTTTTTGAGCACCAGCGGATGGACCTCACCGATCTCCCCGATCGCCGTCGTTCCGCTGAGAATCTGCGCCTGACGGCCCGGATGAAAGTAAGGCCGCTTCGGCTCCGATGCGTACGTCCGCTCCCCCCGGATTCCGAGCCGGTCGAAGATCAGCTCGACAGCCCCCTTCATATCGAAGAAGTCACCCTTGCCGTACATGCCCAACGTCAGCTTCATCCGCTCGTCCGGAAGTTCGGTCAGCGGCAGCTGCGCCGGCAGGTAGACATTGCCCGTCTCGTAGAGACGGACATCCTTGTTCCGACGGGCGAAGTTCGTGGCCAGAGAGGTCAGCATGCCGCCAAGTGACGTGGTGCGCATGATCGAAAATTCCGGTCCGAGCGGATTCCGGATTTCGATAGCCTTCCGCTCCGGCGCATCCGCCGGAAGCATCAGACGGTCGAAGACCTTCGGTGACTCGAAGCTGTAGCAGTATCCCTGTGAGAATCCGCAGTCCTCCGCAACGGCACCGGCCAGCGAACGGACTCTCATATCGAACCGGAGACCTCCCGCCGTCGCCGATCCCTTCGGAAGCGTGTTCGGGATCTTCGCGTAGCCGTAGAAACGGGCGACCTCTTCCGCCAGATCACAGGTTCTCTTCAGATCCTGCCGGAAGGTCGGCGCGATCACCGCATTCCGTTCTCTGTCATACACGAGCTCTTCCTTCTCAAAATACCGGATCATCTCCTCCGGAGATACCTCGATGCCGAGCATCCGGTTAATCCGCTCCGGCTCAAACGGAATCTCCACCTGCTCCCGTTTCACCGGATAATAGTCGATGGCTCCGCCGACAACCTCTCCGGCGCCGAAGGCCTCCATCAGCTCGCAGGCCCGGTTCATCGCCTCGAGAGCGGTATTGGGATCAAGCCCCTTGTCGAACTTCTGGGAAGCGTCGGTCTGATGGCCGAGCCGCTTCGACGTGAGACGAATGTTTGTCCCGTCAAAGCAGGCTGCCTCAAAGAGCACAGTGGTACAGTCGTCTCCGATCATGGAGTTTTCTCCGCCCATGATACCGGCGAGACCGATCGCCTTCTCTCCGTCGCAGATCATCAGCATCCGGTCGTCCAGCGTATGCTCCTGACCGTCCAGCGTGACGAACCGCTCGCCATCCTGTGCCCGCCGGACGACGATCCGGTGGCCCGCCACCTTGTCGTAGTCATAGGAATGCATCGGCTGACCGTATTCTTCCATGATGAAATTGGTGATATCCACCACGTTGTTGATCGGGCGGATGCCGTTGGAGGCGAGGCAGCGCTGCATCCACTTCGGCGAAGGACCGATCTTCACGTTCTTCACCACCCTGGCGGTATACCGCGGGCAGAGGGAAGGCTCCTCCACGCTCACACTGACATAGTCCCGGACGTCCTCTCCGTTCCCGGTCTTCTTCGGAACCGGAGGATGGAAAGGCTTCCCGAATGTGGCAGCCGCCTCGCGCGCAATCCCGATCACGCTGTAGCAGTCCACCCGGTTCGATGTGATCTCATATTCGATGACCGCGTCGTGCAGCCCGAGTTCTTCGATGGCGTCCGCTCCTGCCGGCGTGCCTTCGGGGAAGACATAGATTCCTTCCGGATCAGCCTCCGGATAAAACTCATGGGAGCTTCCCAGCTCCTCGATGGAGCAGATCATGCCGTCTGACTCCACTCCGCGGAGCTTTCCCTTTTTGATCCGCACGCCGCCTTCCGCCCTGCCGCCGGCATGGGTCCCGGCGACGCGGCCTCCCGCGAGCACGACAGGCACGAGCTGTCCCGCCGCCACATTCGGCGCGCCGCAGACGATCTGAAGCGGGGATCCGTTCCCCACATCCACAGTGCAGACATGGAGGTGGTCGGAATCCGGATGCTTCTCACAGGTAAGCACACGCCCGACCACGATCTTCTCAAGTTCGCTGTCCAGTTCCTTAAAACCTTCCACCTTGGTGCCGGAAAGGGTCATGGCGTCACAGTATTCCTTCGCCGTCACGTCGAGATCCGGCACATATCTTCTGATCCATGAAAGTGATGTATTCATTTTATCTCCCAGCCTTTCTGATCTGCTGTCCTGACTCCTTCACGGGCTCGTCCCGGTGCGCTGCCTGTCCCGAAAACAGGCGCCCGCCCGCTCAGCGCCTCATGAAAACTGATTCAGGAAGCGGATATCGTTCTCATAGAGCAGACGCATATCGTCGATCTCGTACTTCAGGAGCGCGATCCGCTCAAGGCCCACGCCGAAGGCAAACCCGCCGTACTCTTCCGGATCGAGGCCGCACATCTCAAGCACATGGGGATGGACCATCCCGCAGCCGAGGATCTCGATCCAGCCCTCGCCCTTGCAGAAGCGGCAGCCCTTTCCGCCGCACTTGAAGCACGACACGTCCATCTCGGCGGAAGGTTCCGTGAACGGGAAATGATGCGGGCGGAACTTCGTCTTCGTGTCCGGACCGAACAGCTCTTTCGCGAATACGTCCAGCGTTCCTTTCAGATCCGCGAAGGTGATGTCCTTGTCGATCACAAGTCCCTCGATCTGATGGAAGGAGGGAGAATGCGTGGCGTCGACTTCATCCGCGCGGAACACGCGCCCCGGCGAGATCATCCGGATCGGCAGTTTTCCCTGTTCCATGATTCTTGCCTGTACCGGCGATGTCTGCGTGCGGAGCAGGATGTCGTCCGTGATATAGAAGGTATCCTGCTCATCCTTTGCCGGATGGTTCGCCGGGATATTGAGCTTTGTGAAATTGTACTCGTCGTATTCGATTTCCGGACCTTCGATCACCTCATAGCCCATTCCGACAAAGATTCTCTCGACTTCCTCAAGCGCGATCGTATTCGGATGACGGTGTCCCATCTTCTGCTTCTTCGCGGGAAGCGTCACATCGATGGTCTCGGAGGCAAGGCGTGCGTTCAGCCGCTCCGCCTCGAGACGGGCTTTTGTCTCCTCCAGACGCGCCTCGATATGAGCGCGTGCGTCATTCACCCATTTTCCGACCATCGGACGCTCTTCCTTCGGCACGTCCTTCATTCCTTTCAGGACCTGGGTCAGCGTGCCTTTCTTTCCGAGTACGGCGACACGGATTTCATTGAGACGCTCCATCGCGTCGGCACGGCCGATTTCCTCTGCCGCCTTCTCCTCAATCTCCCGAACCTTGTTCTCTGTCTCACTCATGTCTGTCCTCCCTGTCAGGCTGGCTGACTTGCTGATTCATTTCACTGAAACGGCTGTAGAAATCCGGCTGCTCCTCCGGAGGCCTCGCGGCGCGGGCTGCATGCCCCTCATCATACCATGGAATCACAATATCAGACGGCTGACGCGAGGGCAGTGTCTCACCGTCGCCGTCCCGGATCGGTTTCCAGACGGAATGCTCGTCCAGCTCGTTTTCGATTGCCTGCTGCCTTCTCGCGGACGCGTCCCTCATGACCCCGATGGTGCTCACGATCACGTTTTCCTCCGGATCCTCGTATATCACCCGGTTCAGCTCCGCGCCGAACAGCAGGAAGTAACAGCAGAAATACAGCCAGATCATGGCCAGCACAACGCCGGTCAGACTTCCGTAGATACTGCTGAAATTCTGATTGTGCTCATAGTAGATGGACATCAGATAGGAAAAGAACATCCACACGGTGGACACGATCAGAGCTCCCGGGAACTGGCTGCGGAACGTATAGTGGCAGTTCGGCAGGAACTTGTAGATAAAGAGAAAAACGATGATCAGTCCGAAGTAACCGGCCAGCGAGCGAAAGCGGAACAGGAACCGGTACACCTCATCGAAGCCGGGGGCCGAACGGATCAGCCAGCTCCGGATCCCCGGTCCGAAAATCGAAAGCAGGAGCGCCGCCATCACGAACAGCATGAAGAAGACGACATAGAGCATGGATCGGACACGGAGAAAAAACCATCCTCTCGTTTCCTTCGCCTTACTGATCACATTGAGCCCGTTGCTCAGCGCGTGAAAGACTTTCGCGGCTGACCAGATCAGGATCAGGACCGAGAGCGGAACGATGACATACGAGTTGGACTGAGCCTCATGGATAATCGTCATCACGTACTCCTTGAGGCCGGACGGGACGATTGCGAGAAGAGAGGCGGTCAGGCCGGAAACATCGGCGTGCTCGCTTCTGGCCGCCGCCATGATGATCATGAAGAACGGGACGAAGGAAATCATAAGAAAATAGGCGCACGTTGCTGCATATGCGCCCATGTGATCATCCTGCATCCGTTTTCCGAATGAGTTGAATATCTTCAGAACATCCCTGATCATCGAATCTGCATCCGTCCCTTACTCCACGGTGCTGAACGTGTAGCACGTCGTCGTGCTGTACCTTTCTCCGGCCTCGAGCCGGGGGCTCTCGAAGGCGAGCACATTGACCGCGTTCGGGAAGTGCTGGGTTTCAAGCGCGAAGCCTTCCCGGCGTCCGTAGACGTGTCCGTGCTTGCCTGCCGGACCGGAGATGAAGTTGCCCGCGTAGAACTGCAGGCCCGGCTGGTCCGTCATCACGCTCATCCGGATACCGCTCTTTTCCGACCAGGCTTCGGCCACGGTTCTGAGTCCGGACCCGTTCAGAGCAAAGTTGTGGTCATAGCCGCCGGTATGCTCCAGCTGCTCGCTGACCGTCCCGGCATCCCGGCCGATCGGCTTCGCCCTGCGGAAATCGAATGGTGTGCCGTCGACGCGCTCGACCGTCCCGTATGGAATCGAATACTCGTCGACCGGCGTGTATCCGTCAGCGTCGATCATCAGCATCGTGTCCATGATCGTGCCGCTCCCCTCACCGTCAAGGTTGAAGTAGCTGTGGTTCGTCATATTGACCACCGTGCTTCGGTCGGCGGATCCCTCATAGTGGATCTTCACTTTATTCTGCTCAGTGAGCATGTAGGTGACGGAGACGCGAAACTCGCCCGGGAACCCCTGATCGCCGTCCGGAGAGACCAGAGAGAAGGTCACACAGCCGTTCTTCTCGTCCGTCTTCGCCTTCCACATCCGGAACTCGTAGCCATCCGGCCCGCTGTGCAGATTGTTCCGGTTCTTCTCGTTCTTCGCAAGCTGATATTCCACGCCGTCCAGCGTGAAGCTGCCACCCTCAATCCGGTTCCCGTAGCGTCCGATGGTCGCGCCGAAGTGAGGCGGATTCTGCTCATAATCTCTGACCTTGTCATATCCGAGAGCCACATCCGTCAGCCTGCCGCTCCGATCCGGAACGACAACGTCCACCAGAACCGCGCCGTAATCGATCACCCGGATCGACGCGCCGCCCCGGTTCGTCACGCGATACGCCGTGACACGTTGTCCGTCAGCTGTTGTGCCAAAGTCAGAACTTTCGATTTTCATTTTTCCGCTTTCTTTTCCTTTTCTGTCTTAATAGGGATTCCGTTCCGGCAGCCCGGAACAGCAAAACCCGGAATGCCGTTCCTGTCGGACTGACACCTGTCCAGCGTCAGGTGGGCGACCGCAGACCGTTCTCTGTCTTCCTCCGTTCACGTGAGGCCTGACATCAAGACGGACGATGTAGGAAGCCCCGGATTTCATTTGCAGGTTCAGCATAATAGCAGGGGATCGCACATTCCAGGTCTGGTACAGATTATAAACGATTACAGGAATCCGGTCAATTCGGTGTACAGATCTTTTGCGTAGGAATCCGTCATGCCGCAGACCGTATCCGCCGCCATCTGGATTCTGGCGTAGAGCACCTCCGCGTCGTCCGCGTCCGCCGACGCTCTTCTGCAGACACGTGCGTAGTTCTCCGGTATCAGCGAGAGATACTTCTCCTCCATGAGGCCCGGCCTGTCCTCATCGAAGACGAGTGCGGCCGGAACGAGATGATCCAGAAGAAACGTGAGAATCCGGTTGGCGGCGATCTCGGTCTTATAGATCGACATCGACGTGAACGCGTAGTCATAGGCAACAGACTTAAGCGCCGCAAGGAGCGTGCCGGCGGGTTTCGCCGAGAGAAGCTCTTTTCCGAAGCGTCCCTCCATCAGCGCGTCATAGTGGGCGATGAAACTGTTCGCCGCTGCGGTCACCAGCCCGTCCTGCATCTCCCTGAGCCAGCTCCGGATCGCGGCCTCCTCCGGTCTCACCGCACCCGAAAGACGGGCCAGATCAAAGAGATCGGAAAGCCTTGCCCGCCACAGTGCCGGCACGCCCCGTTCCCTCAGCTCATGCGTAAAGGTCGGAAAATCAAAAAAGCCTTTCCGGAATGCATCCTCGATGTCCGCTGTGGCGTAGGCGATGTCATCCGCCGCTTCGAGAATAAAGGCCAGAGGATTGCGTTTTCCTCCGGCTCCCGTCTCCGCCTCAACCGCCTCGAACAGCTCCTTCTCGGAATAAAAATAGCCGAACTTCCTCCGGGCTGCGCATCCGGAAGCCGGATCCGCCTCGACGGAGGACACCGGATACTTGATCACAGCGCCCAGCAGACCGAAGGTCAGGTTCAGCCCGTCCTGATGCACCGGATAATCCAGCTTTGATACCAGTCTCAGTCCCTGCGCGTTCCCTTCGAAGCCGCAGAAATCGCTTTTCATCTGGGGTGTCATCAGGTCGGCTGCCGGCTTTCCGCGAAAACGAAGGGCCGGCAGATTGCTGCGGAACCACTCCCGGATCGAATCCTCTCCGAAATGGCCGAAAGGCGGGTTCCCGATATCGTGAACCAGTCCCGCGCATTCCAGCACGAGACTCAGATCCGCCTTCATCCCGGCGTCAAATGACGGATCCAGCCGGTCGCGCAGAATCGCCGATCCGATGTTTGCGCCCAGTGACCGGCCGATGGAGGCGGCTTCCAGCGAATGTGTCAGCCGCGTGCGGATAAAATCGCTCTTATCCAGCGGAAAAACCTGAGTTTTATCCTGGAGGCGCCGGAAGGAAGCGCTCACGATGATCCGGTGATAGTCTTTTTCAAACTCCGTCCTCAGATCCTGTCCCGTCCGTCCGGACGGTGTCCGGCCCGGCCTTTTTTCAGATAACAGTTCCCTCCAGTTCATCATTCCGCTCTCCCCGAGATATGACTCAGCCGCGGACGCCGAGAATCCGCTCCACTTCCGCGGGCATGTCCTTCACATCGCAGACCGTTCTGTGACGGACCGGTGCGGTACGGATATCCGTGATCGCTGCAGGTTCCTTCACGCCGGAAAGCTCCGACAGAAGGTCGATCAGAGCAAAATCATCCAGTCCATTCGCCTTTTCCGGCGCGATGGCTCCGACCACACTGCCTGCAAACTTGAACGGACTGGCCGTTGAAGCGATCACCGTCGGCGTCTCATCTCCGGTCTCCTCCCGATAGCACCGGTACACCGCGTTGGCGATGCCGGTATGGGTGTCGATCACATAGCCGGTCTTCTCGTAAAGAGCGCGGATCCCCGCGAAATTCTCTTCCTCCGTGGCGAATCCGCCGCGGAAATCGGTCAGCTTCGCCCGCATATCGTCGGTGATGCTGTAGTCTCCGTCTCTGGCCAGCCGCTCCATGAAGCCGCGGCAGCGGTCCGGATCGTCGCCGGAGATGTGGTAAATCAGCCGCTCCAGATTGCTGGAGATCAGGATGTCCATGGAAGGAGACGAGGTCAGGATGAACTCCCTGCGGCGGTCATACTCGCCGGTAGCGAAGAAATCTGCCAGCACCCTGTTCGTGTTGGAGGCGCAGATCAGGCGGTTCACCGGGAGACCCATCCTTTTGGCGTAATACGCGGCCAGAATATTTCCGAAATTGCCGGTCGGCACCGTGATGTTGATCTTCTCCCCTTCATGTATGTTTCCGGAGGAGAGCAGCTGGCAGTAGGCGTAGACATAGTAGACAATCTGCGGCACCAGCCGTCCGATGTTGATGGAATTCGCGGAGGAGAAACGGAAGCCGGCCCTGCCGATCCGTTCTTCCATCTCCCGGTCATTGAACATCCGCTTCACAGCGCTCTGGGCATCGTCGAAGTTGCCGTTGATCGCGATGACATGCGTGTTGGATCCGCGCTGCGTCACCATCTGCTTCTCCTGGATATGCGATACGCCGTCCTTCGGATAGAACACAATGATCTCCGTGCCCGGCACGTCCGCGAACCCTGCCATCGCCGCCTTGCCCGTGTCGCCGGACGTCGCCGTCAGAATCACGATCTTCTTATCCTCACCGTTTTTCCTGGCGGCCGTCGTCATCAGATACGGAAGAATCGAAAGCGCCATATCCTTGAACGCGATCGTTGACCCGTGGTACAGCTCCAGATACCAGGCTCCATCCTTCTCCGTAAGCGGCGCGATCAGCGGCGTATCGAACTTGCTGTCATAGGCCCCTCGGATGCAGGCGCGCAGTTCATCCTCCGTGAAGTCCGTGAGGAACCGGCTCATCACCCGGCAGGCAATCTCCTGATAGGAAAGAGACGCCAGCTCTGACAGGGATCCGGGCAGCGAAGGAATCTCCGTCGGAACAAAAAGGCCTCCGTCTTCGCTCAGGCCCTGCAGGATCGCCTCCGACGCTGTGACATACGTATTGCTTCTCGTGCTTCTGTATCTGATGTCCATCTGTGTCCGCTCCTTTATTCCATATGGATCATTTATTATTGACTGCCGTTACCAGCGCGTCAATGGAAGCCCGGATGATATCCGGATCCAGTCCCGCGCCCCAGGTCATCGTGCCGTCTGGCCAGCTGAGGCCCACATACGCGATCGCCCGGGAAGAGGAACTCTTCTCCAATGCATGCTCCGTGTAGACATCGAGAGCGTAGTCCAGATGATACGCCTCCTTCAGCGCGTTGCTGACCGCGTCGAGACGGCCGTTTCCTGTCGCCATCGTGACCACCGGCTCCTCGTCGTTGATCGAAGATGTGACATGCGCCGTGATGCCGTCCTTCTGCTCGAAATGCACCTCGTTCACATGGATCGGCGCCGTCAGGCCCTCAAACTCATCCTTGAAGATCTCGAAGATCTCTTCCGGCGTCAGCTCCTCATGCTTCCTGTCTGAGACCGCCTTGCAGGCGTAGCCCATGGCCTCCTTCATCTTCTTCGGCAGCATCAGGCCGAAGCGGTTTTCGAGAATGTAGCCCACGCCGCCCTTTCCGGACTGGCTGTTGATCCGGATGACATCCGCGTCGTAGTTGCGGCCCACATCGGTCGGATCGATCGGAAGGTACGGAACCGTCCAGTGATCCGGATCACGCTCCTCGCGCCATTTCATACCCTTCGCGATCGCGTCCTGATGCGATCCGGAGAACGCCGCGAAGACCAGCTGTCCGGCGTACGGGGACCGCTCATAGACGTTCATGCCGGTGCACTGCTCATAGGTTTCGGTGATCTTCGGCATATTGCCAAGATCAAGCTTCGGGTCGACGCCCTGGGAGTACAGATTCATCGCCAGCGTGATGATGTCGACGTTTCCGGTGCGCTCGCCGTTGCCGAACAGCGTCCCCTCCACACGATCCGCGCCGGCAAGAAGGCCCATCTCGGTGTCCGCCACGCCGCAGCCGCGGTCATTGTGCGGATGAAGCGAAAGGACCACGCTGTCCCGGTACGAAAGATGCCGGTTCATGTATTCCACCTGCTGGGCGAACACATGGGGCATTGACAGCTCCACCGTCACCGGCAGATTGATGATCGCTTTCCGCTCCGGCGTCGGCTTCCATACATCAAGCACCGCGTTGCAGACCTCCAGCGCGTAGGACGGTTCTGTTCCGGTGAAGCTCTCCGGGCTGTACTCAAAACGAAGATCCTGATCCGATTCCGCCGCCAGCTCGGCGAGCAGCGCTGCACCGTCAACCGCGATCTTCTGGATATCCGCCTTGGATTTTCTGAACACCTGCTGGCGCTGTGCCACAGACGTGGAGTTATACACATGCACGATCGCGTGCGGCGCGCCCTTGATCGCCTCGAACGTCCGGCGGATGATGTGCTCCCTTGCCTGCGTCAGCACCTGAATCGTCACATCATCCGGAATCAGATTCCGTTCGATCAGCGTCCGGCAGAGAACATACTCCGTCTCCGAAGCGGCGGGAAATCCGATCTCGATTTCCTTGAAGCCAAGCTGGATCAGAAGCTGATAGAAGGCGAGTTTCTGCTCGAGGCTCATCGGAACCACAAGCGACTGATTACCGTCTCTCAGATCCACGCTGCACCAGATCGGTGCCTCATCGATATGGTCCTTCTTCACCCAGTCGAAGCAGGGTTCCGGCGGAAGCACATACTGTCTCTGATACTTTCTGTAGTCAAACATGTTCCATCTACTTCCTTTCCAGTTTTATTTTGCGCCGCGGTGACTGAACAGTACGCCTACGGTCTGAAGCAGAATCTTCAGATCCAGCGTCAATGACCAGTTGTCTATATATTCCAGATCCAGTCTCACCACTTCATCGAAGTCCGTGATGTCCGATCGACCGCTCACCTGCCACATGCCCGTAAGTCCCGGCGTCATGCTGATCCGCCGGCGGTAATGCTCATTGTACTGCTCGAATTCCTTTTCAGTCGGAGGCCTTGTTCCGACCAGCGACATATCACCCTTCAGAACATTCAGGAACTGGGGAAACTCATCAAGAGATGTCTTTCTGAGGAATGCCCCCACCTTCGTGACGCGCGGGTCGTCCTCCATCTTGAACATAAGCCCGTTCATCTCGTTCTGCTTCAGCAGGTCCTTCTTGCGTGCCTCCGCGTCCTGATACATCGAGCGGAATTTGTAAATCCGGAACCGCCGCCCGTTCTTTCCCACTCTCGTCTGGGAAAAGAAAACCGGACCCGGAGAATCCAGTTTGATCGCCGGCGCGATGAACAGCGTCAGAATGCCGGTGACCGCAAGCCCGACGATGCCTCCGAGAATATCGAAAAAGCGTTTCACGAGCAGTTTCTTCTGACTGACCAGCGTCTTCTGGTAGGTGATGACGGAATAGGTTCCGTAGCTTCCCACATGGCTGGCCGCCGCCCCGATATTCGGCAGCTCCAGATTGTAATGACAGGTAACGCCCATCTCCTCGAATCCGAGAATCATCTGTCTGAGCTTCCGCTGGGAAATATCCGGCGTGTTGATGAAAACTTCGTCGAACGGTGTCTGAACCAGCACCTCGGTGAGGTCCCTGATCCCCGGCAGAACTGGGACGCCTTTTACCGTCTCTTCACTCCCCCCGGCGGGCTCATCGACCGCATAGGCCGCCGCCACGACCTGCGTGCTGACTCCCATTGTCCGACGGATCCGGTCGATCGTCTCCTCCATCAGCTCAGGCTCCGCGATAACCAGAATCTTGCTGACGGTCTTCTCTCCCTGCAGAAAGACCCGCAGGACTTTCTTCACGAGCACATGCGACACAAACATCAGCGCGAGGTTAATCAGCAGAAATCGTCCGACCAGCAGCCGGGATACCAGAAAGTATGTATGGGTCAGGAAAACGTAAACGCCGAGCACGACCAGCATCGTCGCATTATATTTGAGAACGGCTGAGAATTCCTTCAGCGTGCCCCGGACAAGATAATCGTGGTTCCAGTCGAGAAAGAAGTTGTAGGCGAAACAGAACAGAATAAAAAGAATGATCAGCTGATTGGCCGCAAAATTGCGGAAGCGGAAATCCGTCCCGTACCGGATCGCTTTTGAGATCCTGTAGGAGACAATGATGCACACCAGGTCGAGCAGCCAGATGCCGTAGGTCTGTATCATTCTGTACTTCGAATTCACGGATCGGATTTCCTCCAGTATGATTTTCAGCAGCTTTTGTTTTTTGCATGTACAAACAGCTGAACGTTTTTGACTGACAGTTCCTCTCTGATTGCGTAAGGCTGTGTATGAATTGTGTTCTGACGAAGAGTACGGAATCAGTGTGACCATCTTACCGCAACTTGTCGGGAAATGCAAAGGCTATATATGAGGCATGCCTGCTCCGCAGGCACTCATCGCGGCTGTCGCCGCATACATTAATGCCCCTCGCGGAAACTGCGAGCCACGCATTCGTGCCTGCTCCGCAGGCACGAATCGCGGCTGTCGCCGCATACGTTTGAACGGAAGCGCCTGCCCTTGTGCAAGCACAGGCAGGCGCTTCCGCCCAAACGTGCGTGGCTCGTAGCTTACGCGCAAAAAAAGACTCAGCTTCCGCTGAGTCTTAAACATAGCCGGTAAGGGAATCGAACCCTTGATTCCGCCGTGAGAGGGCGGCGTCTTAGCCGCTTGACCAACCGGCCGTGTTTTATCCTACCAGACAGGCCGTCCGGTTGCAAGCCTAAATTCGCTGCTTGATGCATTTATTTTCATACATCATGATCTTCCCATCATTTCAAGTGCTGCGTGTACAGCAGACCGGAGGCGGAACCGCATCCGTCCCCGGCCTGTCTCCCGCACTCACTCGCTCGTGATCGGCGTGATCCGGTTGGGATTGAAGAAAGAGGCCACATCCTTGATGCCGAGTATATCATAGGATCTGGCGTACGTCTCATGAGAGCTTCCGTCCACGGTCATCGCCTGATACATCGTGAATCCGTCCAGCGCCACGCGGCCTGTCCGCATATAGGTATCGCCGAACTCGGTCCAGCCCGCGTGACCGTCCACATTACAGAAGATCACATAGCCCTGATCCTTGAAATACTGATACTTCGGATTGTCCGCCGTGTAGCCGCCGGCTCCCCCGATATCGCCTCCGAAAGCGAAAATGATCTTGTCCGTCTTCCCGACAATGTTGCTGACGCAGGTCATCCAGCGTTCGTTGTCCGCCTTCAGCTGCTCCGCCGTCTTGTTTGAGGCGTTCCAGTGCGCGTAGGTGTGACTGGCGAAAGTCCAGCCGTTCGCCTTCATCGTC harbors:
- the pheT gene encoding phenylalanine--tRNA ligase subunit beta; the encoded protein is MNTSLSWIRRYVPDLDVTAKEYCDAMTLSGTKVEGFKELDSELEKIVVGRVLTCEKHPDSDHLHVCTVDVGNGSPLQIVCGAPNVAAGQLVPVVLAGGRVAGTHAGGRAEGGVRIKKGKLRGVESDGMICSIEELGSSHEFYPEADPEGIYVFPEGTPAGADAIEELGLHDAVIEYEITSNRVDCYSVIGIAREAAATFGKPFHPPVPKKTGNGEDVRDYVSVSVEEPSLCPRYTARVVKNVKIGPSPKWMQRCLASNGIRPINNVVDITNFIMEEYGQPMHSYDYDKVAGHRIVVRRAQDGERFVTLDGQEHTLDDRMLMICDGEKAIGLAGIMGGENSMIGDDCTTVLFEAACFDGTNIRLTSKRLGHQTDASQKFDKGLDPNTALEAMNRACELMEAFGAGEVVGGAIDYYPVKREQVEIPFEPERINRMLGIEVSPEEMIRYFEKEELVYDRERNAVIAPTFRQDLKRTCDLAEEVARFYGYAKIPNTLPKGSATAGGLRFDMRVRSLAGAVAEDCGFSQGYCYSFESPKVFDRLMLPADAPERKAIEIRNPLGPEFSIMRTTSLGGMLTSLATNFARRNKDVRLYETGNVYLPAQLPLTELPDERMKLTLGMYGKGDFFDMKGAVELIFDRLGIRGERTYASEPKRPYFHPGRQAQILSGTTAIGEIGEVHPLVLKNYGIGDRVYIAVLDLKSILPLVSFDWKYEGIAKYPAVSRDISMIVPKKVTNAEIESVIRSESGSVLESCELFDLYEGAPILPGFKSMAYSLTFRHRDKTLEDAEIQTAMKKILRGLESLGIELRK
- a CDS encoding aldose epimerase family protein, coding for MKIESSDFGTTADGQRVTAYRVTNRGGASIRVIDYGAVLVDVVVPDRSGRLTDVALGYDKVRDYEQNPPHFGATIGRYGNRIEGGSFTLDGVEYQLAKNEKNRNNLHSGPDGYEFRMWKAKTDEKNGCVTFSLVSPDGDQGFPGEFRVSVTYMLTEQNKVKIHYEGSADRSTVVNMTNHSYFNLDGEGSGTIMDTMLMIDADGYTPVDEYSIPYGTVERVDGTPFDFRRAKPIGRDAGTVSEQLEHTGGYDHNFALNGSGLRTVAEAWSEKSGIRMSVMTDQPGLQFYAGNFISGPAGKHGHVYGRREGFALETQHFPNAVNVLAFESPRLEAGERYSTTTCYTFSTVE
- a CDS encoding deoxyguanosinetriphosphate triphosphohydrolase, whose amino-acid sequence is MMNWRELLSEKRPGRTPSGRTGQDLRTEFEKDYHRIIVSASFRRLQDKTQVFPLDKSDFIRTRLTHSLEAASIGRSLGANIGSAILRDRLDPSFDAGMKADLSLVLECAGLVHDIGNPPFGHFGEDSIREWFRSNLPALRFRGKPAADLMTPQMKSDFCGFEGNAQGLRLVSKLDYPVHQDGLNLTFGLLGAVIKYPVSSVEADPASGCAARRKFGYFYSEKELFEAVEAETGAGGKRNPLAFILEAADDIAYATADIEDAFRKGFFDFPTFTHELRERGVPALWRARLSDLFDLARLSGAVRPEEAAIRSWLREMQDGLVTAAANSFIAHYDALMEGRFGKELLSAKPAGTLLAALKSVAYDYAFTSMSIYKTEIAANRILTFLLDHLVPAALVFDEDRPGLMEEKYLSLIPENYARVCRRASADADDAEVLYARIQMAADTVCGMTDSYAKDLYTELTGFL
- a CDS encoding YihY/virulence factor BrkB family protein, whose amino-acid sequence is MGAYAATCAYFLMISFVPFFMIIMAAARSEHADVSGLTASLLAIVPSGLKEYVMTIIHEAQSNSYVIVPLSVLILIWSAAKVFHALSNGLNVISKAKETRGWFFLRVRSMLYVVFFMLFVMAALLLSIFGPGIRSWLIRSAPGFDEVYRFLFRFRSLAGYFGLIIVFLFIYKFLPNCHYTFRSQFPGALIVSTVWMFFSYLMSIYYEHNQNFSSIYGSLTGVVLAMIWLYFCCYFLLFGAELNRVIYEDPEENVIVSTIGVMRDASARRQQAIENELDEHSVWKPIRDGDGETLPSRQPSDIVIPWYDEGHAARAARPPEEQPDFYSRFSEMNQQVSQPDREDRHE
- the pheS gene encoding phenylalanine--tRNA ligase subunit alpha; its protein translation is MSETENKVREIEEKAAEEIGRADAMERLNEIRVAVLGKKGTLTQVLKGMKDVPKEERPMVGKWVNDARAHIEARLEETKARLEAERLNARLASETIDVTLPAKKQKMGHRHPNTIALEEVERIFVGMGYEVIEGPEIEYDEYNFTKLNIPANHPAKDEQDTFYITDDILLRTQTSPVQARIMEQGKLPIRMISPGRVFRADEVDATHSPSFHQIEGLVIDKDITFADLKGTLDVFAKELFGPDTKTKFRPHHFPFTEPSAEMDVSCFKCGGKGCRFCKGEGWIEILGCGMVHPHVLEMCGLDPEEYGGFAFGVGLERIALLKYEIDDMRLLYENDIRFLNQFS